A single window of Selenomonas sputigena DNA harbors:
- a CDS encoding glycosyltransferase family 2 protein gives MNHVFDIVMVPLQVIILLFTLYYFFIGFCGMWRRKENKILTPKKTFAVIIAAHNESAVIGQLLQNLQSLDYPKTLYDVFVIADNCDDNTAEIARGYGSIVCERTHPTKKSKGFAMEWMFERLFKMEKKYDAVVVFDADNLVHPRFLMEMNNRLCKGDRIIQGYLDAKNPYDTWVAGTFAIAFWVIDHISHLAKTNIGLSAVLGGTGMCITTDVLERYGWRATCLTEDMEFTMKSLAEGIKTTWAHDAIVYDEKPLTFMQSWRQRKRWAQGQFDVAHRYIPKMLREGIKRRDIRILDGCLYLLQPHFLMISTFFIVISYIQSAFPPFYTNIYNIIPSQLMTAIMLGQYILPMIILLKIQVKWKAWFYMLLYPVFIYSWVPIIFLGFIHRNEHEWSHTQHTRAMSYDDIVGNVKNTTMGRDVSNQ, from the coding sequence ATGAATCATGTGTTTGACATCGTGATGGTTCCTTTGCAGGTCATCATACTCTTGTTCACACTGTACTACTTTTTCATCGGTTTCTGCGGCATGTGGCGCAGAAAGGAAAACAAGATCCTGACGCCGAAAAAAACCTTCGCCGTCATTATCGCCGCGCACAACGAAAGTGCTGTCATAGGGCAGCTGCTGCAAAATTTACAATCGTTGGATTATCCAAAGACACTTTACGATGTCTTTGTCATCGCCGACAACTGCGACGACAACACGGCAGAAATTGCACGCGGTTACGGCAGCATCGTCTGTGAAAGGACGCATCCGACGAAAAAGAGCAAGGGCTTCGCCATGGAATGGATGTTCGAGCGCCTCTTCAAGATGGAAAAGAAATACGATGCCGTCGTCGTTTTTGATGCGGACAATCTCGTACACCCACGCTTCCTTATGGAAATGAACAACCGACTTTGCAAGGGTGATCGCATCATTCAAGGATACCTTGATGCCAAAAATCCTTACGATACATGGGTGGCGGGGACCTTCGCCATCGCTTTCTGGGTCATCGACCATATCAGCCATTTGGCAAAGACGAACATCGGGCTTTCCGCTGTGCTCGGCGGTACGGGCATGTGCATTACGACGGACGTCCTTGAACGCTACGGTTGGCGTGCCACATGCCTGACGGAAGACATGGAATTTACGATGAAGTCCTTGGCGGAAGGAATCAAGACGACATGGGCGCACGATGCCATTGTGTACGATGAAAAGCCGCTGACATTCATGCAGTCATGGCGACAGCGCAAACGTTGGGCACAAGGACAATTCGACGTGGCGCATCGCTATATTCCGAAGATGCTGCGAGAGGGGATCAAGCGTCGTGACATACGCATCTTGGATGGTTGTCTCTACCTCCTGCAGCCACACTTCTTGATGATCTCCACCTTCTTCATCGTTATCAGCTACATACAATCAGCATTTCCGCCGTTCTACACGAACATCTACAATATCATTCCTTCCCAGCTCATGACGGCGATCATGCTCGGTCAATACATCTTGCCCATGATCATTCTTCTCAAGATTCAAGTCAAATGGAAGGCTTGGTTCTACATGCTGCTTTACCCCGTATTCATCTATTCGTGGGTACCCATCATCTTCCTCGGTTTCATCCATAGAAACGAACATGAATGGAGTCATACGCAACATACGCGAGCCATGAGTTACGACGACATCGTCGGTAACGTAAAGAATACGACGATGGGACGAGACGTATCCAATCAATAA
- the queD gene encoding 6-carboxytetrahydropterin synthase QueD, producing MFEIKVEEEFEAAHRIVNYPGKCDRLHGHNWKVELKISGSRLDELGMLIDFKAAKAMLQEVVNSLDHRFLNELAPFSEINPTAENIARYIYQELKQREIFCNDSVHLTAVCVWESPRACVTYTED from the coding sequence ATGTTTGAAATCAAGGTCGAAGAAGAATTTGAAGCTGCACACCGCATCGTGAATTATCCAGGAAAATGTGACCGCCTACACGGACACAACTGGAAGGTAGAACTGAAGATTTCCGGCAGCAGATTGGATGAATTGGGGATGCTCATAGACTTCAAGGCGGCGAAAGCAATGCTCCAAGAAGTCGTCAATTCACTCGATCACCGCTTCTTGAATGAACTCGCACCTTTTTCAGAAATCAATCCAACGGCAGAGAATATCGCGCGATATATCTACCAAGAGCTAAAGCAGCGTGAAATATTTTGCAACGACTCCGTGCATCTCACTGCCGTCTGTGTCTGGGAGTCGCCGCGCGCTTGCGTGACATACACCGAGGACTGA
- a CDS encoding 7-carboxy-7-deazaguanine synthase QueE: MEENILEIFSSIQGEGKYIGARQVFLRFAGCNIKCSFCDTAFQPARSCRVEAIPGCGEYEELPNPLSVQEVAARIRAFVVPVRHHSISLTGGEPLLHAAFIRALASEVNVPFFLETNGTLYEEMASILDITSYISMDIKLPSVTGKSLWEEHRRFLRLLHNHDTYVKIVVAENTEEDEFQEAVHLVAHIAPQILFIIQPATPFGGVHAPTAKKLLHLQAEAAEHLANVRVIPQAHRMMGLL, translated from the coding sequence ATGGAAGAGAACATCCTCGAAATATTTTCCTCCATACAGGGAGAAGGAAAGTACATCGGTGCCCGGCAAGTATTTTTGCGCTTTGCGGGCTGCAATATCAAATGCAGCTTCTGCGATACTGCATTTCAGCCTGCCCGTTCCTGTCGAGTGGAAGCGATTCCAGGATGCGGCGAGTATGAAGAATTGCCCAATCCATTGTCCGTTCAGGAAGTTGCGGCAAGAATCCGCGCCTTCGTAGTGCCGGTGCGTCATCATTCCATCAGTTTGACAGGCGGGGAGCCGCTTCTTCATGCCGCCTTCATCCGTGCGCTTGCTTCTGAGGTAAATGTGCCGTTCTTCCTCGAAACGAACGGCACGCTCTATGAAGAGATGGCAAGCATTCTCGACATAACTTCCTACATCAGCATGGATATCAAATTGCCTAGCGTCACGGGAAAGTCTCTATGGGAAGAGCATCGTCGCTTTCTGCGGCTGCTGCACAATCATGACACCTATGTAAAGATCGTTGTCGCAGAAAATACGGAAGAAGATGAGTTTCAAGAGGCGGTGCATCTCGTCGCGCACATCGCACCGCAGATCCTCTTCATAATACAGCCTGCAACACCGTTTGGCGGCGTGCATGCGCCAACGGCAAAAAAACTTCTGCATCTGCAAGCGGAAGCCGCCGAACATCTGGCAAATGTCCGCGTCATCCCGCAGGCTCATCGCATGATGGGGTTGCTCTGA
- a CDS encoding tRNA 2-thiocytidine biosynthesis TtcA family protein: MNNIPQLYFSKLMRAVVEFQLIEDGDRILIGISGGKDSIFLAYALAILQKRMKKKFSLCALTIDPQFTEDFPVARIASFCEEISIPFEAVSVNIAGTIEETPEKNPCFTCAFFRRGAINRYAQEHGCNKVAYAHHNDDAVETLLMGILYSGQIHTFTPKTYLDRSGITVIRPLVYFRESEIRDAIAVHGFSPIPAPCPLDGTTMRQEVKELISSWEKKDPQIYHHLAASMRENAVGELWPRIQTRDEMLETYRTYKKNPVPEK; encoded by the coding sequence GTGAATAATATCCCGCAGCTTTATTTCAGCAAACTTATGCGAGCTGTCGTCGAGTTTCAGCTGATCGAAGACGGAGATCGCATCTTGATTGGGATTTCCGGAGGCAAGGACAGCATATTTCTTGCGTATGCGTTAGCCATCCTGCAGAAACGTATGAAGAAGAAATTTTCTCTTTGCGCCTTGACGATCGATCCGCAATTTACGGAAGATTTTCCTGTTGCGCGCATCGCTTCATTTTGCGAGGAGATCTCCATTCCCTTTGAAGCCGTTTCGGTGAATATAGCTGGCACCATTGAGGAGACGCCGGAAAAAAATCCTTGTTTTACCTGCGCATTTTTTCGGCGCGGCGCAATCAATCGCTATGCGCAGGAACATGGATGCAACAAGGTGGCTTATGCGCATCACAACGATGATGCGGTGGAAACATTGCTCATGGGAATCTTGTATTCGGGCCAAATTCATACATTTACGCCCAAAACGTATCTTGATCGCTCCGGCATCACAGTCATTCGTCCGCTCGTCTATTTCCGTGAATCGGAAATTCGTGATGCGATTGCTGTTCACGGGTTCAGCCCCATCCCCGCTCCATGTCCGCTCGATGGAACGACGATGCGTCAGGAGGTCAAAGAGCTGATTTCTTCATGGGAGAAAAAGGATCCGCAAATCTACCATCATTTAGCTGCTTCCATGCGCGAAAATGCCGTCGGAGAATTGTGGCCGCGCATACAGACGCGAGATGAAATGTTGGAAACGTACCGTACATACAAGAAAAATCCTGTACCTGAAAAATGA
- a CDS encoding universal stress protein, which produces MGSINKILVPVDGSVNGCKAVDEAIAFAEKCNASLDFVYVASNINKDIPSHLVFDRIWEKIPENMKATRHVETGNVPKAILKIADSEKSDMIIMGSRGLGLFKGALIGSVSQKVVEESKVPVMVVK; this is translated from the coding sequence ATGGGCAGCATCAACAAAATTCTCGTGCCGGTCGATGGTTCTGTCAACGGCTGCAAGGCTGTGGATGAGGCGATCGCCTTTGCGGAGAAGTGCAATGCAAGTCTCGATTTCGTCTATGTGGCGAGCAACATCAACAAGGATATTCCGAGCCATCTCGTCTTCGACCGCATCTGGGAGAAGATCCCCGAGAACATGAAGGCGACGCGGCATGTCGAGACGGGCAACGTGCCGAAGGCGATCCTGAAGATTGCCGACTCGGAAAAGAGCGACATGATCATCATGGGCAGCCGCGGTCTCGGTCTCTTCAAGGGCGCTTTGATCGGCAGTGTCAGCCAGAAGGTCGTCGAAGAGTCGAAGGTTCCCGTCATGGTGGTAAAGTAA
- the csaB gene encoding polysaccharide pyruvyl transferase CsaB — MSNIVVSGYYGSKNAGDEAMLAAMIEVLSELDPQTNITVISANPPDTKRRHGVEAVSWLSFSDIWKALRASDLLVSGGGSLLQNVTSRRSLYYYMAIIVLAFLARRPVMLYAQGIGPIEGFWARTMMRLIGNGVRLITVRDHGSLAELAAMGIHRPKIVETADPVLAINPVAKDMGWQVLQWNGVTDDKPLVGISVREWKGWQRYKEAFAEAADRIAVELGANLVFLPMQYPEDVKTAETIAAMMKQEAIVLDGEFSTAELLSLVGNMDLLIAIRLHALIFAGVMGVPLVGVSYDPKIDRFLDSIGETPAAKLETITADELMAEVRRKWQRRDTLCEKNAALLKELRRRAFQNAELAVGILRKGAPSLEKKN, encoded by the coding sequence ATGAGCAACATCGTAGTATCCGGATATTACGGCTCGAAAAACGCCGGTGACGAAGCCATGCTCGCCGCGATGATCGAGGTTCTATCCGAACTGGACCCGCAAACGAATATCACGGTGATCTCAGCGAACCCTCCGGATACGAAACGCCGCCACGGTGTTGAGGCTGTTTCATGGCTCTCGTTTTCCGATATATGGAAGGCTTTGCGCGCTTCCGACCTCCTCGTGTCGGGCGGCGGCAGTCTGCTGCAGAATGTCACGAGTCGCCGCAGTCTCTATTACTACATGGCGATCATCGTCCTTGCCTTTCTCGCCCGAAGGCCCGTCATGCTCTACGCGCAGGGCATCGGCCCGATCGAGGGCTTCTGGGCGCGCACGATGATGCGGCTCATCGGCAACGGCGTGCGCCTCATCACCGTGCGCGACCACGGCTCTTTGGCAGAGCTTGCGGCCATGGGCATTCATCGTCCTAAAATCGTCGAAACTGCTGATCCGGTGCTCGCCATCAATCCCGTTGCGAAAGATATGGGGTGGCAGGTCTTGCAGTGGAACGGCGTGACGGACGACAAGCCGCTCGTCGGCATATCTGTGCGCGAGTGGAAGGGCTGGCAGCGCTACAAGGAAGCCTTCGCTGAGGCGGCCGACCGCATCGCCGTCGAGCTTGGTGCGAATCTCGTCTTTCTGCCCATGCAGTATCCCGAGGATGTCAAGACGGCGGAGACGATCGCTGCGATGATGAAGCAGGAAGCCATCGTTCTCGACGGCGAGTTTTCGACAGCGGAGCTTCTTTCACTCGTCGGCAATATGGATTTGCTCATCGCGATTCGCCTTCATGCCTTGATTTTTGCGGGCGTCATGGGCGTGCCGCTCGTCGGCGTATCGTACGATCCGAAGATCGATCGTTTCCTTGACTCCATCGGTGAGACGCCCGCCGCGAAACTTGAGACCATCACGGCAGATGAACTCATGGCGGAAGTGCGGCGCAAGTGGCAGAGGCGCGATACGCTTTGCGAGAAAAATGCCGCCCTCCTGAAAGAGCTGAGGAGACGCGCGTTTCAAAACGCTGAGCTTGCCGTGGGAATCCTGCGAAAGGGTGCGCCTTCTTTGGAGAAAAAGAATTGA
- a CDS encoding DUF5693 family protein, which produces MKQFQYNKVLIAFIFVGLVAALLIDVARWRAEEVNKQVDLAIDYEDLVQLAEQEGKPVPEVLQAAKEAGITSLAVYETTFKKLNANGKVTALAGSELVANYHAGILTDPAWRTLIENGTIKGSDVCVVGHDARTYKEVKEDLLRRLGAARVNAVAVNGVEILVVKANYETFLKMDLGMPTDEMQAVNDAGFFVLARPTNYLGCTPDDVDAVFRRLEDYRISEVVFSGSQMLGAPKSLQTTIDRFKERNLVLGLIEDTTQLQFYKQDGLSEISKGVGYDHVARLYTIPKDEQPKLKIETAVERWANTDMERNIRINLLRIYEKPAPGMTLFETNMHYIKATAEAVESHGFTLGPAGTFENWYAPRPLRAVLMLGVAAAVVLYLSLITHRLQPRTLYALFALLAFVFAAPILMGSGAKMRLLAAFLSANLFPALAVIWQLDRIRTMEPDTKAPLWRIIGTAAVALFVTGALSYVGAAYLSGALADVEYFLEFNIFRGIKLTFVLPIVLVAIAFLTRYDVFDGRMAEEQGALTQLRQILDMPVKLKSLLIFVLVALAAVVFVARSGHTSGMPVSGLELKFRAILEQAFYARPRSKELMIGHPAFMLAVLAWCRKWPTMLLFALVLVATIGQGSMVETFAHMRTPVYMSFVRGIGGIVLGCGIGAALMVLVHLAQMILSSAKERFSKE; this is translated from the coding sequence ATGAAGCAATTTCAATACAACAAGGTGCTCATCGCCTTCATCTTCGTCGGCCTTGTCGCGGCGCTCCTCATCGACGTCGCACGCTGGCGTGCGGAGGAGGTCAACAAGCAGGTCGATCTCGCCATTGACTACGAAGATCTCGTGCAGCTTGCCGAGCAGGAGGGGAAACCTGTCCCTGAAGTGCTGCAGGCGGCGAAGGAAGCGGGCATCACGTCGCTCGCCGTCTACGAGACGACCTTCAAGAAGCTCAATGCAAATGGAAAGGTGACGGCGCTCGCGGGAAGTGAACTCGTAGCCAATTACCATGCGGGGATCTTGACCGATCCCGCGTGGCGCACCCTCATCGAGAACGGTACGATCAAGGGATCTGACGTCTGTGTCGTCGGGCATGATGCGCGTACCTACAAGGAGGTCAAGGAGGACTTGCTGCGCCGCCTGGGCGCTGCTCGTGTGAACGCCGTCGCAGTCAACGGCGTGGAAATCCTCGTCGTCAAGGCGAATTACGAAACCTTCCTCAAGATGGATCTCGGTATGCCGACGGACGAGATGCAGGCGGTCAATGACGCCGGCTTCTTCGTGCTCGCACGTCCGACGAATTATCTGGGCTGCACGCCCGACGATGTCGATGCCGTGTTCCGCCGTCTGGAAGACTACCGCATCTCGGAAGTCGTATTCTCCGGCTCGCAGATGCTCGGCGCTCCGAAGTCGCTGCAGACGACGATCGATCGCTTCAAGGAGCGCAATCTCGTCCTCGGACTCATCGAAGATACGACGCAGCTGCAGTTCTATAAGCAGGACGGGCTTTCCGAGATCTCCAAGGGCGTCGGCTACGACCATGTCGCGCGTCTTTACACCATCCCGAAGGACGAGCAGCCGAAGCTCAAGATCGAGACGGCGGTCGAGCGTTGGGCGAACACGGACATGGAGCGCAACATTCGCATCAACCTCCTGCGCATCTACGAGAAGCCTGCGCCCGGCATGACGCTCTTCGAGACGAACATGCACTATATCAAGGCGACGGCAGAAGCCGTAGAGTCACATGGCTTCACGCTTGGTCCTGCGGGGACGTTTGAAAACTGGTATGCGCCGCGTCCTCTGCGTGCCGTGCTGATGCTCGGCGTGGCGGCGGCTGTCGTGCTCTACCTCTCACTGATCACGCACCGTCTGCAGCCGAGGACGCTCTACGCACTCTTTGCTCTGTTGGCGTTCGTCTTTGCCGCGCCGATCCTCATGGGCAGCGGCGCGAAGATGCGACTTCTCGCGGCGTTTTTGAGCGCGAACCTCTTTCCCGCGCTCGCCGTGATATGGCAGCTCGACCGCATTCGCACCATGGAGCCCGATACGAAAGCGCCGCTCTGGCGCATCATCGGAACGGCTGCCGTCGCCCTTTTTGTGACAGGGGCGCTCTCCTATGTCGGAGCTGCATATCTGTCGGGGGCGCTCGCTGATGTCGAGTACTTCCTTGAGTTCAACATCTTCCGCGGCATCAAGCTGACGTTTGTCCTACCCATCGTCCTCGTCGCCATCGCGTTTTTGACGCGCTACGACGTCTTCGATGGCAGAATGGCGGAGGAACAGGGCGCTCTCACGCAGCTTCGCCAGATTCTCGATATGCCCGTGAAACTCAAATCCCTTCTCATTTTCGTGCTCGTGGCTCTTGCCGCCGTCGTATTCGTCGCACGTTCCGGTCATACGTCGGGCATGCCCGTCTCGGGGCTTGAGCTGAAGTTCCGTGCAATCCTGGAGCAGGCGTTCTATGCGCGGCCGCGCTCGAAGGAGCTGATGATCGGCCATCCGGCTTTCATGCTCGCCGTCCTCGCGTGGTGCCGCAAGTGGCCGACAATGCTGCTCTTTGCGCTCGTGCTCGTAGCGACGATCGGTCAGGGATCGATGGTCGAGACCTTTGCACATATGCGCACGCCCGTTTACATGTCCTTTGTGCGCGGCATCGGCGGCATCGTCCTCGGCTGCGGCATCGGCGCAGCTCTCATGGTGCTCGTGCACCTCGCGCAAATGATACTATCTTCGGCAAAGGAGCGTTTCTCAAAGGAATGA
- a CDS encoding DUF2993 domain-containing protein: MRKLLMLVAGAAAILLVFGETLLPAWARQTAETMLRDRGAESAEVTVESTPGILFLLGQIDTLKIDAKGLRIGDLRMERVQLTGSGVNFSSRDLFLDHRVHLISAKDLKLTGVVSEDALRNLLAKRIDKLDNIKVTIDEDGVHATAEVKIFGRMADVVLEGKIVEDAQALYFHMTRLDIKNALIGKANLGDIFGDIQIAKLDALPLKTRIESVEHRKGAIVVRLSAGGNEE; encoded by the coding sequence TTGCGCAAACTTTTGATGCTTGTTGCAGGCGCTGCGGCAATCCTTCTCGTCTTTGGCGAAACTTTGCTGCCCGCATGGGCACGGCAGACAGCAGAGACGATGCTCAGGGATCGCGGGGCAGAGAGCGCCGAGGTGACGGTTGAGAGCACGCCCGGCATCCTGTTCCTCTTGGGACAGATCGACACTCTCAAGATTGATGCGAAGGGGCTTCGCATCGGCGATTTGCGCATGGAGCGCGTGCAGCTGACAGGAAGCGGCGTGAATTTTTCGTCGCGAGATCTTTTCCTCGATCACCGCGTGCATCTCATTTCTGCCAAGGATTTGAAACTCACGGGCGTCGTTTCCGAGGATGCTCTGCGCAATCTTTTGGCGAAGCGCATCGACAAGCTTGACAACATCAAGGTGACGATTGACGAAGATGGCGTGCATGCGACAGCGGAAGTGAAGATCTTCGGGCGCATGGCGGATGTCGTGCTCGAAGGGAAGATCGTCGAGGACGCGCAGGCGCTGTACTTTCACATGACGCGGCTCGACATCAAAAACGCCTTGATCGGCAAGGCAAATCTCGGCGACATTTTCGGCGACATTCAGATCGCGAAGCTCGATGCATTGCCTTTGAAGACGCGAATCGAGAGCGTCGAACACAGGAAGGGCGCCATCGTCGTGCGCCTCTCTGCCGGAGGGAATGAGGAGTAG
- the prfB gene encoding peptide chain release factor 2 (programmed frameshift) has protein sequence MLEDWKPEILAMQAKLKEMGDSLDVARKEEKIAELEYKMGEPTFWDNAEEAQKINQELAAIKGSVDKYKEIVSKTDDAQALLEMALEENDTSLEPEVQTEFETIKTAVRELELEVLLSGPYDANNAILTLHAGAGGTEAQDWTQMLLRMYGRWAERHGFSVVTADLLPGDEAGVKSATLFINGHNAYGYLKSEKGVHRLVRISPFDSNARRHTSFSACDIMPEIDDAVEVAINMADVRVDTYRASGAGGQHINKTSSAVRMTHMPTGIVVQCQNERSQLQNREQCMKMLRAKLFELEQEKKEAEIQKLEGDQQKIEWGSQIRSYVFQPYTMVKDMRTGMETGNVQAVMDGDLDAFIEAFLAAKANHEI, from the exons ATGCTCGAAGATTGGAAGCCGGAGATTTTGGCGATGCAAGCGAAGCTCAAGGAAATGGGGGATTCACTT GACGTCGCCAGAAAGGAAGAAAAGATAGCCGAACTCGAATACAAGATGGGTGAGCCGACCTTCTGGGACAATGCGGAAGAGGCGCAGAAGATCAATCAGGAACTTGCCGCGATCAAGGGAAGCGTCGACAAGTACAAGGAGATCGTTTCCAAGACGGACGATGCACAGGCGCTTCTTGAAATGGCGCTGGAAGAAAATGATACGAGCCTTGAGCCTGAAGTGCAGACGGAGTTTGAGACCATCAAGACCGCCGTGCGCGAGCTGGAGCTCGAAGTCCTCTTGTCCGGCCCTTATGACGCGAACAATGCGATCCTCACGCTGCACGCGGGCGCAGGCGGCACGGAGGCGCAGGACTGGACGCAGATGCTTCTGCGCATGTACGGCAGGTGGGCGGAGCGCCACGGCTTTTCCGTCGTCACGGCAGATCTGCTGCCCGGCGATGAGGCGGGCGTCAAGAGTGCGACACTCTTCATCAATGGGCACAACGCCTACGGGTATTTGAAGTCGGAAAAGGGCGTGCATCGTCTCGTGCGCATCTCGCCCTTCGATTCCAATGCGCGTCGTCATACGTCGTTTTCTGCCTGCGACATCATGCCCGAGATCGACGATGCCGTCGAGGTCGCGATCAATATGGCGGACGTGCGCGTCGACACCTACCGCGCTTCGGGTGCGGGCGGTCAGCACATCAATAAGACGTCGTCCGCCGTGCGCATGACGCACATGCCGACGGGCATCGTCGTGCAGTGCCAGAACGAGCGCTCGCAGCTGCAGAACCGCGAACAGTGCATGAAGATGCTGCGCGCCAAGCTCTTTGAATTGGAGCAGGAGAAGAAGGAAGCCGAGATTCAGAAGCTCGAAGGCGATCAGCAGAAGATCGAGTGGGGAAGCCAGATCCGTTCCTACGTATTTCAGCCCTACACGATGGTCAAGGACATGCGCACAGGCATGGAGACGGGCAACGTGCAGGCGGTCATGGACGGCGATCTCGACGCCTTCATCGAGGCCTTCCTCGCGGCGAAGGCGAATCATGAGATTTGA